One Pectobacterium cacticida genomic window, GTCATCCACTGTTTTCATCCAGCGCACCGCGATATCTGACGGTAAATTCGCATTCACGCCCATCGTCCAGGCGGCCTCTTTTCTGATCGCGTGCGTGGTAAAATGCACCACCTGTCCCGTACTGTGTACACCAGCATCGGTACGTCCGGCACAAAACACTTCTATGGGTTCATCAGCGACTTTGCTCAGCGCCTTTTCAAGACAGTTTTGCACGCTGGCGACGTCATTTTGGCGCTGCCAGCCATAATACTGGCTACCATCATATTCAATGCCCAACGCGATTTTCAGCGGCGCGCCGCCGTCCTTCATAACAACGCCAGCCGGGACTGCCGCCGCTTGAGTGCTTTCCGACATTACCCTAGATACTCCCGCACCAAATGCTCAGCCGTTTCTACCGCCATTTGCGCACCGCCAAAACGCGCATTATCAGCGACCGACCAAAATTGCAGCAATTCAGGGATGCCATAATCATTACGCAGGCAGCCCACGCTCAATTGCCCGTTTCCGGAAGCATCACCAACCTGCGTCGGATAATCTTGTTCGTCGCTAACCTGAATATTTCCGGCATTAAGTAATTCGTCACGCGCTTCTTCCGCAGACAGTGGGCGCAATGCCTCAAGATGAACAACCTGAGCGTGACCGTAGAACACAGGGGACTGGATACAGGTCACAGAGATCGGTAATCCATCATCCTGTAACACCTTACGTACCTGCTCCACCAGACGCCGTTCTTCACGTACGCTGCCTGCCTCATCTGGCAGTAGTGGCAATAGGTTGAACGCTAATTGTTTTGGGAAAATGCCGCCTTCGGGCGGGATACCATTTAGCAACCGGGCGCTCTGCCCTGCTAGATCGTCTATCGCCGCTTTACCGTGCGCGGAAACGGACAACATATTGACGACATGCAGGCGCGACAGCCCGGCACCGTCGGTCAGCGGCTTAATCGCGGTCAGTAATTGGCTGGTCAGACTATCCGCTACAGCGATAATATTTCGATTACGATAGTCCGCCAGCGTGTGGGCATTCACGCCGGGCACCACCAACGGCACATCGGGTTCCAATGCGAACAGGCCACTACTGTCAATCACCAAACAACCCGCGTCCCCGGCTTCTTCCGCATAGCGCGCGCTAGCCTCCTGCCCGGCGACAAAAAAAGCCAACTGCGCCTGTGACCAATCAAAATTTGCGGCATCGCTGACCAGGTAGGACTTGCCGTTAAAGCGTAGGGTTTCACCCGCGCTACGTTCGCTGGCTAGCAGATACAGTTCGCCCACAGGAAATTCACGTTCCTGTAGTAACTCCAGTAACGCCGTGCCTACTGCGCCCGTCGCGCCCAGCAGGGCAATATTCCAGCCGTCAGACATGTGGTTCTCTCCCAAATTTTGCATAAAACATAAATCATGAATGGGACAGACGATAGCAACACCGTTGTCAGTTCACGAATAAAAAAGTGATGCTCACGCAGAACGCCGCTAGCGTACGTCCCGTACTGAAGCTGTGAATCCGAGCGCGTTCAGACACGCTGCGCTATCGGCATCGGCGCAGACGACATGGAGCGATGACCATTCACGTCGCTCCTGATAATGCTTACGCAGGCGGTCGAATTCCCCGGCCAAATGCGCGACACGGCGCAACTGCGCATCGTCCCGGCGCACATCATACACCAGATGTACCAGACGTTTGAGCAACGCTTCATCCACTGGCGCGGTCAACATCACTTCGGCGTAGTCTGGCTTGGGTAATAGCGACGCAAGCGCTACCCGCTGCGGCATACCGATAAACTCGCTCCAGGCTTCAAACACCTGCGTCGTACCGCGCGCTTTCCCTTCCAGGGTATAACCGGCAATATGCGCCGTACCAATATCGACGCGAGACAGCAGTTCCGTCGACAGTGCCGGTTCCGGTTCCCATACATCGAGAATAACGCTAAGCTTCTTACCCTGTTGCAGCGCGGCCAGTAGCGCATTATTGTCCACCACCGGGCCACGACAGGCGTTAATCAGAATCCGACCGTCCGTCAGCGCTTCCAGTACAGCGGCATCGACTAAATGATGAGTGCGATAGGGGCCGTCGAGATACAGCGGTGTGTGCAGCGTCAAGATGTCAGCATCGCGCACCAAGGTCTCCAGCGGTAAGAAATCCTCCTCATCACCACGATCGGCGCGCGGCGGATCGCACAGCAGCGTTTTCACGCCCCACGCTTTCAAGCGCGTATTCAGACGCCGACCAACATTCCCCACGCCGACGATGCCGACCGTTTTATCACGCAGGTGAAAGCCATCGCGTTCGGCCAACATCAATAGAGAAGAAAACACATATTCAACCACGGCAATGGCATTGCAGCCCGGGGCCGCGGAAAACGCAATATTATTGGCACGGAGCCAGGCGTCATCGACATGGTCGGTGCCTGCCGTCGCGCTACCGACAAACTTGATCGTCGAGCCAGACAGCAGATCGGCGTTCACTTTTGTTACCGAGCGCACCATTAATGCCTCAGCACCAGTCAAGAGTTCGCGCGGCAACGGTCGCCCCGGCACGCTCACCACCTCACCAAGACGGCTGAACAGCGCGTGGGCGTAGGGCATATTCTCATCAACCAGAATCTTCATTGTTTTCTCCGATACCTAAAGCCAGCCCCAAAACGTGGGGGAAACAGTTTGCCACCGAATAAGGGGGAAGCCCAAGGCAATTGCAACGTGACGGTTTTCACTGGCGAAACGCACCGATAGTGCTTCACGCGGTTTTCATCATAGACGACCAGGAACCGTCACCTTTTCAGTGCATAATAACAAGGCTGTTTCATTAACGGGCATGCAGGTTGCTCGCCGCCATGCGCCTCTGCTATGTTGTTTACCATCGTAGCGCTGCCCATTTTATCCCCTGACTGGCGACCCGTGCGCCTTCAGCTCACTCTGTGATGAGAAACCTAACATTGAATGCTCTCTTTCCCGCCATTGCTGTCCTGATCTGGTCAATTAATGTCATCGTCAATAAGCTCGCTACCGGCGTAATCGATCCCGCCGCGATTTCCTTTTACCGTTGGCTACTGGCATTTCTGGTTATGACGCCGTTCATGCTGCCAGGTCTGCGACGGCAGGCGGCTATCATTCGTCAACATGCCTGGAAACTGCTGGTCTTGGGAGCGCTCGGCATGGTGCTGTATCAAAGTCTGGCCTACTATGCGGCGCACTCGATCAGCGCCGTGATGATGGGGATTATGGGATCGCTGGTGCCGTTACTGACCGTCCTGCTCAGTATCCCGTTGCTGCGCGTAGCACCCACATTGGGTATTGTGCTCGGTAGTCTTCTGTCGCTGGCGGGCATTGTGTGGCTGATTAGCGCAGGCCATCCCGAACATATTCTGGCGCAGGGGATCGGCCCCGGTGAATTGATGATGTTTTGCGCCGCGTTGTCTTATGCCATATATGGCGTACTCACTAAACGCTGGAGCATCCCATTGCCCAATTGGGTATCGCTTTATGTACAAATTGCCTTCGGCGTGGTGCTACTCATCCCCAATTTTTTGCTGACGAGCAATGTCGAGCTCAATGCGCAAAATCTACCGTTAGTGATTTTCGCTGGCATCATGGCCTCTATCATTGCGCCTTATCTATGGATTCAGGGGGTAATGCGCCTGGGCGCTAGCCGGGCAGCCATTTTTATGAACCTGACGCCGATATTTACGGCGATAATCGCGATAGGACTATTGCACGAGCCGCTGCACCGTTATCATCTGGTTGGTGGGGGCATTACGCTACTCGGCGTGGTTCTCGCCCAACGGTTGCGCATTCCACTCGGGCGAACCGCTTAAGCCGCCATCCGCTCGGCTTAACGGAAGACGACATGATGGCGCACCCGATTTGCACGGGTTTTAACATGACTACCCGTCATCACCGAGGATTGCTATGATTTATCTTAATCATGACGGCGGCGAGGATAACTAATATGCAACCTGTCAGTGGCCCCGGCGCCCCGGCGCCCGGAGAACGTGGCGCGACAACGGCAACCACATCGTCAACCTTGAACACTGCGGGTTCGGCCAAAAGCGATCGACCGTTATCGCTGGCGCAGCGTACTACGCTGGAAAATCTGGTACTTAAAATTGCCACGCTGACGACCTCAAAAGCGGCAGAGGTCTGGACGACGGTGAAACACGGGCTTGGGCTAGCAGACAACAACGAACTGCTCGCTCGCCACTATCGGCCTGCCGAACAGATACTCCAGGCGCGCCTTACGCAGGCACAGAGTAATGACGGGCGCCAGTTGGTACTGCAACGTCTAACGGAGATGCTGACTCAGGGCAACAACCGCCAGGCGGTAAGTCATTTCATCCAACAACAATTCGGCAGCACGACCTTAAGTTCTCTCAATAAAACGCAGCTACAGCAGGTGGTGACGCTGCTGCAAAACGGACAGATTTCACAGTCGACAGTACCCGCTACCACGACCACAACGCAGACCATTCAGGCTGCTGCCTCACTCGATCGCCCTCTTTCTGCGTTAGAATTACGCGGTTTGAATCAGCTCGTCACTCGCCTGGCGTCTCAGACTGGCGAATCACCGACAAAAGTGTGGAGCACGCTGATGTCGATGCAAAATCTTAGCCCTGGCGACGCCATCCCGTTAAAACATCTGCCTTTGCTGACACAGTTCCTACAGGCGAAAATTGAGCTTCAACAAACATCGCTATTGTTGCGCGCCACCTCGCCGACGACATTAGCGACACCGTCTAATGCAGGGCCACCGGGGGGATCGCCACCGCCCTCACCAACCAGCGCAGCTAATATGGCAAACCCGCCAAATGCGGCAGCGCTGCATTTGTCTTCAGCGACGGCATCATTACCGCCTCTAACGACGCAAAATGCTCTGCTTTCCCCCACCCTCGCGCCGTTACAAGCGCTGTTACCCCAACCGCTAACGGCGCAAGAACAGCAGCTTTTGATCGATTACGCGCAGAATCGCTTTCCCCTCAACACGCATACGCCACTAACGCCGATGCAGGTTAGCGATCTATTAGCATTCCTGTTTACCCAGCGTATCCAACGAACGCAGGAAGCGGACTGGAATGCAGTCTCACCGTCGTTACATCCGCTGTTTAATCCCTTAATCGCATCGCTGCCGCTCAATTGGCAACCCCTGTTCCATAAACCCATGTTCCTGGTGATTGTTAGCGCCTGCGTAGCGGTATTTTTACTCTGGATTCTACTCTAGAGGCAATTGCCTCTGGCGATGACAGCCGCTATTCAAAGACAAAACCCCGCGGCATGCGCCTGCGGGGTTCTGTTTCTCTGCGGGATAACCCCATTAAATAGCGAGTTTTCTCATGACCAGCGCGGCATTGGTGCCACCGAAACCAAACCCGTTAGACATCACCGTCGTCAATTCGCGTTCGGTCATTTCAGTAATGATATTCATCCCTTCCGCACGCTCGTCCAGCGTGTCAATGTTAATACTTGGCGCAATAAAACCGTGCTCTAACATTAGCAACGAGTAAATGGCTTCCTGAACGCCAGCCGCCCCCAACGAATGCCCTGTCATCGCCTTGGTCGCAGAAATCGGCGGAACCTTGTCGCCGAAGACTTCACGAATCGCCCACAGCTCTTTCACATCGCCCACGGGCGTAGAGGTGCCGTGCGTGTTGATGTAATCGATCGGCGTATCGACGTCCTGCATCGCCATTTTCATGCAACGCACCGCGCCTTCGCCCGATGGGGCAACCATATCTGCACCATCAGAGGTTGCGCCGTAACCGACGACTTCTGCATAAATGTGCGCGCCACGCGCCAGCGCATGCTCCAATTCTTCTACCACCACCATGCCACCGCCGCCCGCAATCACGAAACCATCACGATCGGCATCATAGGTCCGGGACGCTTTTTCCGGCGTTTCATTATATTTGGTCGACAGCGCACCCATAGCATCAAACTCACAGGCCAGTTCCCAACACAGTTCCTCACCGCCGCCAGCAAAAACGATATCCTGCTTGCCCATCTGGATCTGCTCAACCGCATTGCCGATACAGTGCGCGGATGTCGCGCAGGCCGAACTAATTGAATAGTTGACGCCGTGAATTTTAAACGGTGTCGCCAGACAGGCGGAAACGGCAGATCCCATTGATTTGGTGACGACATAAGGGCCAACGGCTTTCAGGCCGCGCGGACTACGCATCGCGTCAGCGCCAAAGACCTGATAACGCGCAGAACCGCCTGAACCGGCGATGAGGCCAACACGTGGGTTATTCTGGTATACCTCATCAGGAAGCCCGGAATCCTGAATCGCCTGCTCCATGGATAGGTAGGCATAAATCGATGCATCACTCATAAAACGCACAACTTTGCGATCGATGAGGCCCGTGGTGTCCAGTTTGACATTCCCCCAGACGTGACTACGCATGCCGGAATCTTTCAGCTCTTGAGAGAAAGTAATACCCGAGCGGCCTTCCCGCAATGACGCCAGAACTTCCTGCTGGTTATTACCGATGCTTGATACGATCCCCAGGCCAGTAATCACTGCACGTTTCATTTAATACCTCTTTTCCACTTATAGAGTTTGGGATTTCGCTTCGCACTTTAGCGTACAGTTGTAAGCTGAACAAGTCCGATCAGCCGAACTACCGTGAAATTACTACGAAATTTGCGCCGCGATATCCGGCTCGTTAAAATCTCACCATCACCTGAATAATGAGCTTTTGCCGTGAACAACCGTCCCATCCAACAGGCGTCATTACGTTGGAACGCGCAGGGTACACCTGTATCGCAACAGTTTGATGACGTCTATTTTTCGAATCAGGATGGGTTAGCGGAAACCCGTTATGTGTTTTTACAGGGCAATCAGCTTCCCGAACGTTTTGTTACGCATCCCCGAACGACTTGCGTGGTCGCTGAAACTGGCTTTGGTACCGGGTTGAATTTCCTCACGCTGTGGCAAGCCTTTGCCGACTTTCGCCAACAGCGGCCGCAGGCAGTGCTGCGCCATCTGCATTTCATCAGCTTCGAAAAATTCCCGTTGCATCAACACGATCTGGCTGCCGCACACGCCCGCTGGCCGAAACTGGCTCAGTTGGCGGATGAACTGCGTGGTCAATGGCCGCTGTCGCTGCCTGGCTGCCATCGTTTGGTTCTGGCGCAAGGCACTATCACGCTCGATCTGTGGTTTGGTGACGTCAATACATTGCTACCTGAGTTGGATGACACCATGAATCATCAGGTCGATGCCTGGTTTCTGGACGGCTTTGCCCCCGCGAAAAATCCGGATATGTGGACGGAAAATCTGTTTCAGGCAATGGCGCGGCTGTGTCGAAAAGAGGGCACATTTGCCACTTTTACCGCCGCGGGCTTTGTGCGCCGCGGTCTGCAACAGGCGGGATTTCAGGTCAGTAAAGTCAAAGGGTTCGGGCAGAAACGCGAGATGTTGAGCGGCATCCTTCCCGACATGCGGCCCATCACCTCGCAGACACCATGGTATGCGCGCCCGGCGGCCAGCACGACCGAAGATATTGCGATTATCGGCGGCGGTATCGCCAGCGTGCTCACCGCGCTGGCGCTGCAACGGCGTGGGGCAAGGGTTACGCTCTACTGTGCGGAAGCACAGGCCGCCACGGGAGCCTCTGGTAATCGTCAGGGCGCGCTGTATCCTCTGCTGAATAACCGGCACGATGCAGTATCCCGCTTTTTCTCCCTTGCTTTTGATTTTGCCCATCGCAGTTACACGGCGCTGGCACAACAAGGTTTAGTATTTGAGCACCAGTGGTGTGGTGTTAGCCAACTCGCCTGGGATGATAAAAGCGCGCGTAAGATCGAACAGATTCTGCAAGGCGCATGGCCGGAAGCGCTGGTCGCGAGCGCGGATGCCCAGCAGTTAAAACATCTATGCGGCCTGAATACCGATGTAAACGGCATCACTTACCCCGATGGCGGCTGGCTGTGTCCGGCAGAGCTAACAGCCGCTGCGTTAAAGCTAGCGCAGCAGAACGGTCTGTCGGTAAAGATGAATACCACTGTCTCCACACTGAAAAAAATGCAAGACGGCTGGGCGCTCGTCCTCGGTTCCGGACAGCAGGTGAATCATGCGGTCGTGGTGTTGGCAAATGGTTTTAAGATTACCGATTGGCCGCAAACCCGGCATTTACCCGCCTACCCGGTGCGCGGGCAAGTCAGCCACGTTCCAACCACCCCGGTATTAGGGCAGCTCAAGCAGGTGCTGTGCTACGACGGTTATTTGACGCCAGTCAGCCCACGCCACCAGACGCACTGTATCGGGGCAAGCTATGTCCGGGGAGAAACCCGCTGTGATTACCGGGAGGAAGAGCAGCAGGAGAACCGTCAACGGCTGCTGAATTGCTTACCCCATGCAGAGTGGGCCAAAACGATCGATGTCAGTGGCGCGCAAGCACGGCAGGGCGTTCGCTGCGCGCTGCGCGATCATCTGCCGCTCTTGGGAGCCGTTCCAGACTATCAACAAACGTTGGTGGAATATGAAGAACGCTTGCATCCCCAACACCGCGCCGACACGGTACCCAATGCGCCCTATTGGCAAGATCTGTTTATTATTGGCGCGTTAGGCTCACGCGGACTCTGCTCCGCGCCACTTGCGGCCGAAATTCTGGCTTCGCAGATATATGGTGAACCCCTGCCACTCGATCGCGATACGCTCGCGGCGCTGAATCCGAATCGTTTTTGGGTTAGAAAACTGCTGAAAGGTAAACCCGTTACACCAGATTAATAATGAACCAGAGGTGCTGGCTCCAGAGAGTCAGCACGGACAGATTAACAGCAAGTGCAGATCGAATTAGTGTGTACTCCTTTGCGCCTGTTCGAACAACCGTTCCCACATTCCGTGAACCAAAATCTGATCCGGTGGTGACAGTTCATTTTTGATGGCATTTTTAATACTGTCGCTCACGCGCGTATACAGCGCTTCAAGCGTATATTCTCCGTCCGCTTCCGCTGCCGCGACCGACGCCGTCAGATGTCCACGTAAATAGCCGCCAGCAAACAATTCATCATCGCTGGCGTGCTCTACCATGTCATCAATTAGCGCCAAGATGCGCGTTTCAAATTCTACGATCATTTCTTATCCTCAAGTTTTGCCCTTCCCACTTATTACAGATCGGCTGGATAGGGGAAGCGTTCCGCCGTCAGCGGTGGCGTAGTGTAAAACGATTGTAGCGCGTGAATAAAGCGAGCCGGGCGTGCGGGGATACCGACTTCCAGATACTCCATCACCTGCGCATGCACGCGTCTTTGGAATGCAATACGATCCGGTTCAGCGTCGCCGTTTAGGTTGTCGCAACTGACATTAAACGGGAAACCGGCAGCGACACAGAACAGCCAGTCAAAGGCCTGCGGTTTGATTTCTACCGCCTCAAACTGGCTTTGCGTCGCCGCATCGCGGCCATCAGGGCAATACCAGTAACCGAAATCAACCTGCAAGCGCCGCTGCTCACCGGCAATGCACCAGTGAGAAATCTCGTGTAGCGCGCTGGCATAAAAACCGTGGGCAAAAACGATCCGGTGATAGGGGACTTGCTCATCCGCCGGCAGATAGATCGGTTCATCGTCGCCCTTGACCAACCGGGTATTGAATTCATCACTAAAACACGCATTAAAAATGTCAATGAGTTGTTGATAATGGTGCGTTATCGCCATGTTTCCTGTCGCCATCATAAAAACTGTCCCAGCCAGGCCGCGATCGCATGCCCGTGGCTATCATAAATAAGCTTACCGCTCATGGTGGCCGAAACCAGCACCAGCATTGGTCTAATCAGCTTTTGCCCCTTCGTCATCACCATTTTAGCGCCCAACCGTGCTCCGAGGATTTGCCCGACCAACATAACGCCGCCGACGACCCAAACCACCTTTCCCCCAAGTATAAAAAACAGCAGCCCGCCAAAGTTGGAGGTCGCGTTCAGGATCTTGGCATTGGCTGTCGCTTTTGCCAGATTAAATCCGTTTAAGGTTACAAACGCCAGCGCGTAGAAAGAACCGGCGCCAGGGCCGAAAAAACCGTCATAAAAACCGACGCAACCGCCGGCCACGAGTGCAAATGGCAGCGGCGACAGACGGCGTTGCCGATCTTCATCACCGACTTTAGGCGTCAATAAAAAATAGAGGCCAATCCCAATAATCAGTAGCGGCAACAGTTGACGCAGGAAATCGGCATGGATTTGCTGAATCAGCCAGGCACCAAACGTGGAACCGACAAACGTTAGCGCAATGGCCAGTTTCTGTTCTCTCAAA contains:
- a CDS encoding aspartate-semialdehyde dehydrogenase translates to MSDGWNIALLGATGAVGTALLELLQEREFPVGELYLLASERSAGETLRFNGKSYLVSDAANFDWSQAQLAFFVAGQEASARYAEEAGDAGCLVIDSSGLFALEPDVPLVVPGVNAHTLADYRNRNIIAVADSLTSQLLTAIKPLTDGAGLSRLHVVNMLSVSAHGKAAIDDLAGQSARLLNGIPPEGGIFPKQLAFNLLPLLPDEAGSVREERRLVEQVRKVLQDDGLPISVTCIQSPVFYGHAQVVHLEALRPLSAEEARDELLNAGNIQVSDEQDYPTQVGDASGNGQLSVGCLRNDYGIPELLQFWSVADNARFGGAQMAVETAEHLVREYLG
- the pdxB gene encoding 4-phosphoerythronate dehydrogenase PdxB, giving the protein MKILVDENMPYAHALFSRLGEVVSVPGRPLPRELLTGAEALMVRSVTKVNADLLSGSTIKFVGSATAGTDHVDDAWLRANNIAFSAAPGCNAIAVVEYVFSSLLMLAERDGFHLRDKTVGIVGVGNVGRRLNTRLKAWGVKTLLCDPPRADRGDEEDFLPLETLVRDADILTLHTPLYLDGPYRTHHLVDAAVLEALTDGRILINACRGPVVDNNALLAALQQGKKLSVILDVWEPEPALSTELLSRVDIGTAHIAGYTLEGKARGTTQVFEAWSEFIGMPQRVALASLLPKPDYAEVMLTAPVDEALLKRLVHLVYDVRRDDAQLRRVAHLAGEFDRLRKHYQERREWSSLHVVCADADSAACLNALGFTASVRDVR
- a CDS encoding DMT family transporter; translation: MNALFPAIAVLIWSINVIVNKLATGVIDPAAISFYRWLLAFLVMTPFMLPGLRRQAAIIRQHAWKLLVLGALGMVLYQSLAYYAAHSISAVMMGIMGSLVPLLTVLLSIPLLRVAPTLGIVLGSLLSLAGIVWLISAGHPEHILAQGIGPGELMMFCAALSYAIYGVLTKRWSIPLPNWVSLYVQIAFGVVLLIPNFLLTSNVELNAQNLPLVIFAGIMASIIAPYLWIQGVMRLGASRAAIFMNLTPIFTAIIAIGLLHEPLHRYHLVGGGITLLGVVLAQRLRIPLGRTA
- the flk gene encoding flagella biosynthesis regulator Flk, which codes for MQPVSGPGAPAPGERGATTATTSSTLNTAGSAKSDRPLSLAQRTTLENLVLKIATLTTSKAAEVWTTVKHGLGLADNNELLARHYRPAEQILQARLTQAQSNDGRQLVLQRLTEMLTQGNNRQAVSHFIQQQFGSTTLSSLNKTQLQQVVTLLQNGQISQSTVPATTTTTQTIQAAASLDRPLSALELRGLNQLVTRLASQTGESPTKVWSTLMSMQNLSPGDAIPLKHLPLLTQFLQAKIELQQTSLLLRATSPTTLATPSNAGPPGGSPPPSPTSAANMANPPNAAALHLSSATASLPPLTTQNALLSPTLAPLQALLPQPLTAQEQQLLIDYAQNRFPLNTHTPLTPMQVSDLLAFLFTQRIQRTQEADWNAVSPSLHPLFNPLIASLPLNWQPLFHKPMFLVIVSACVAVFLLWILL
- the fabB gene encoding beta-ketoacyl-ACP synthase I encodes the protein MKRAVITGLGIVSSIGNNQQEVLASLREGRSGITFSQELKDSGMRSHVWGNVKLDTTGLIDRKVVRFMSDASIYAYLSMEQAIQDSGLPDEVYQNNPRVGLIAGSGGSARYQVFGADAMRSPRGLKAVGPYVVTKSMGSAVSACLATPFKIHGVNYSISSACATSAHCIGNAVEQIQMGKQDIVFAGGGEELCWELACEFDAMGALSTKYNETPEKASRTYDADRDGFVIAGGGGMVVVEELEHALARGAHIYAEVVGYGATSDGADMVAPSGEGAVRCMKMAMQDVDTPIDYINTHGTSTPVGDVKELWAIREVFGDKVPPISATKAMTGHSLGAAGVQEAIYSLLMLEHGFIAPSINIDTLDERAEGMNIITEMTERELTTVMSNGFGFGGTNAALVMRKLAI
- the mnmC gene encoding bifunctional tRNA (5-methylaminomethyl-2-thiouridine)(34)-methyltransferase MnmD/FAD-dependent 5-carboxymethylaminomethyl-2-thiouridine(34) oxidoreductase MnmC, encoding MNNRPIQQASLRWNAQGTPVSQQFDDVYFSNQDGLAETRYVFLQGNQLPERFVTHPRTTCVVAETGFGTGLNFLTLWQAFADFRQQRPQAVLRHLHFISFEKFPLHQHDLAAAHARWPKLAQLADELRGQWPLSLPGCHRLVLAQGTITLDLWFGDVNTLLPELDDTMNHQVDAWFLDGFAPAKNPDMWTENLFQAMARLCRKEGTFATFTAAGFVRRGLQQAGFQVSKVKGFGQKREMLSGILPDMRPITSQTPWYARPAASTTEDIAIIGGGIASVLTALALQRRGARVTLYCAEAQAATGASGNRQGALYPLLNNRHDAVSRFFSLAFDFAHRSYTALAQQGLVFEHQWCGVSQLAWDDKSARKIEQILQGAWPEALVASADAQQLKHLCGLNTDVNGITYPDGGWLCPAELTAAALKLAQQNGLSVKMNTTVSTLKKMQDGWALVLGSGQQVNHAVVVLANGFKITDWPQTRHLPAYPVRGQVSHVPTTPVLGQLKQVLCYDGYLTPVSPRHQTHCIGASYVRGETRCDYREEEQQENRQRLLNCLPHAEWAKTIDVSGAQARQGVRCALRDHLPLLGAVPDYQQTLVEYEERLHPQHRADTVPNAPYWQDLFIIGALGSRGLCSAPLAAEILASQIYGEPLPLDRDTLAALNPNRFWVRKLLKGKPVTPD
- a CDS encoding YfcL family protein, which encodes MIVEFETRILALIDDMVEHASDDELFAGGYLRGHLTASVAAAEADGEYTLEALYTRVSDSIKNAIKNELSPPDQILVHGMWERLFEQAQRSTH
- a CDS encoding elongation factor P hydroxylase, translated to MAITHHYQQLIDIFNACFSDEFNTRLVKGDDEPIYLPADEQVPYHRIVFAHGFYASALHEISHWCIAGEQRRLQVDFGYWYCPDGRDAATQSQFEAVEIKPQAFDWLFCVAAGFPFNVSCDNLNGDAEPDRIAFQRRVHAQVMEYLEVGIPARPARFIHALQSFYTTPPLTAERFPYPADL
- a CDS encoding sulfite exporter TauE/SafE family protein, yielding MDGVVLGADILSLLFFVGALAGFIDAIAGGGGLLTIPALLAAGLSPAQALATNKLQGVGGSFSASLYFIRRRVVNLREQKLAIALTFVGSTFGAWLIQQIHADFLRQLLPLLIIGIGLYFLLTPKVGDEDRQRRLSPLPFALVAGGCVGFYDGFFGPGAGSFYALAFVTLNGFNLAKATANAKILNATSNFGGLLFFILGGKVVWVVGGVMLVGQILGARLGAKMVMTKGQKLIRPMLVLVSATMSGKLIYDSHGHAIAAWLGQFL